ACCAATCACTAGAAGCAGGAGTAGATTCTTCATTAGATCAATCCAAAAACCTGCCAATACCTATGCATTTTGTTTGTTTTGGAACGCTGAGTCCTTCCGGCAAGAGAATACTCTACTGACGCCAAATATTTTCCATAACTCGATTGCATTGTTAAGGATTTAAATTCTCTATTTTACCATCCACACTAAATCCTATAAATGATCTTTGTTTCTCATACTGGAGCGCTTCTAAATAAATAGTAATGGAGAACCTTTCTGGGGAGTAAAATGAAATTCTATTTCCTTCATCCCCATATATTCCAAAAAGAATATTTTTACCGAGATACCCAATCATTAATAATTGTTCTCTTGTATTGTTATCAACAACAAAGACTTCTCTGCCTTCTTTGCATTTATTTGCTTCCCTTATGATCAATTGAAGGCGTCCAAATATATCGCGAGCTTCTTCACATCCTGCGTCCACTGCTGCAAAATCGATTGACTTGATGATAGTTGAAAAGCTTGGCTTTTTCATTTTTCCTGTGCCTAACGCATATTAGTTTTAATTCCAGCTATCTCGGTAGGTAAAATCCAGATTGAAGCGGAGTGTTTTAAAAAAAACACCCTACGCACATCAACAGCATGCATGGATCCGGGCTTCAGACAAGTCGCGATTTGGTGACAGCGGGCGGACAATCGCGAGGAGTTTCAGGTTTCCTGCCTTCGTCGGTGGGTGCCGACTATGGCGAGCAGGCAAGTTTTCAGTTTCAAGCCTGTTTCTGATTTTTCTCCGCGCCGCTGCAGATACATCCTGCGTTGATATTTGTTTGCTTACAGGAGCGCGACCGTCCCGGTCGCACCGTTCGGCATCTTGCCGAACGGAAGGCAATGTCGCAGGCGGGACGCCTACGACTGCGGACAAGATGTCCGCGCTCCCTTAAATCAAAAAATCAACCACGCTGGGATGGATCAAGAATCACAAGTCCTTTGAAGTATTTCCGGTAAAACCCGCGGTCGCGGGTAACCAAACAGCCGGCGCGGCTCTGCGCGTGACCTCCTATCAAAAAATCGGTGATGATCCTTTCTCGTTTGCCTCCCGCCTTGCGGTAGGCCTTGAACGCCTGCCCAGCCAAAAACGCGCCGCTCCGACCCACGGATTCCACCTCAATCCCAATTTCTTCCAGCACGGAATCGAACCTGGATGCCGAGGAAAATTGCGATGCCAGCTCCGCATAAACAGGCTCGCAAATGACAAGTTGCCCGTCCAAGGCCGCCTCTTCAATCGCCTGCCGGGAGTTTTGAAGAAACAAGGGGTCGGGCAAAAAAACATCCAGCAAAACCGAGGTGTCCAAGGCGCTGATCATCTTCCACGCAGATCCTCGATCAGGCTATTGGTCCGCTTCCCCCCGCCCTTCAGGATGCCCTCAAACCGTTCAATCCCGCAGCCGGAACGCTTTTTACGCAACACCAGGCGGTGGTTTTCCTCCACCACCTCCACTTCCGTGAGGGGTTTGAGCCCGTGACGCTGGCGCAGCTCGATGGGAATCGTAATCTGACCACGTTCTCCTACTTTCATACCTTAAAATATGAATCAAACCCATGCGTCTGTCGAGAATTGTTTGTTTATCGATTGCGAGCAGGACAATCAAACCGTTCGGCATCTGGAACACTCGCGACACATGTCGGAGTTGCCGAACGGAAAACAATGTCGCAGGCAAGATGCCCGCGCTCCTGTAAAACAAATCACAATTCTGCCTCCGGCTCCGCATCCTCCGAAACCACGACCGGGGCAATGGCAACGAGCTTGTCTCCGCGGTCAAATGTAACCAGCTTCACTCCCTGGGTGTTGCGTCCGCATTCGCGGATGTCTTTCACAGGAGTCCGGACCATCTGGCCCTTGGCGGTGATCAACATGATTTCATCGGAGTCCGTCACGGTCAAGGCGCCCACGACACGGCCCGTCTTTTCACCGGTCTTCATCGTGATGATGCCTTTGCCGCCACGCGATTGCTGGCGGTACTCGTCAAAAGCCGTCCGCTTGCCGATGCCCTGTTCGCCGGCCACCAGCAAGGTCGCCTTCGCGTCCACGATGGATAGCGCCACCACTTCGTCCTTCTTTTCAAGTGTTATGCCACGGACGCCGCCGGCCGGACGGCCCATACTGCGGACATCTTCCTCATTGAAGCGAATGCTCATGCCGTCACTCGTGATCAACACAGCCTCGTCATGGCCTGAGGTCAGCTTTACGGATATCAGCGCGTCGCCCGACTCGATCCCGATCGCGATAATGCCGCCCTTGCGGAAATTGGCATATTGATCC
Above is a window of Candidatus Methylacidiphilales bacterium DNA encoding:
- a CDS encoding PIN domain-containing protein, whose protein sequence is MISALDTSVLLDVFLPDPLFLQNSRQAIEEAALDGQLVICEPVYAELASQFSSASRFDSVLEEIGIEVESVGRSGAFLAGQAFKAYRKAGGKRERIITDFLIGGHAQSRAGCLVTRDRGFYRKYFKGLVILDPSQRG
- a CDS encoding AbrB/MazE/SpoVT family DNA-binding domain-containing protein is translated as MKVGERGQITIPIELRQRHGLKPLTEVEVVEENHRLVLRKKRSGCGIERFEGILKGGGKRTNSLIEDLRGR